CCTCGACGCGCGCGACCCGTCGGCCTGGTAGGCGCGGAAGGGGCCGCCCCCGGGGGCGGCCCCTTCCGCGCCGTGGACCGGGCCGGTCAGCCGAGCTTGGTCACGTCGCGCACCGCGCCCTTGTCCGCACTGGTCGCCATCGCCGCGTAGGCCCGCAGGGCCGCGGAGACCTTGCGCTCGCGGTTCCTCGGGGCGTGGACGCCGTTCAGGGCCTGCTCGCGGCGGGCCAGTTCCGCCTCGTCGACCAGCAGCTCGATCGTGCGGCCGGGGATGTCGATGCGGATGCGGTCGCCGTCCTGGACCAGGGCGATCGTGCCGCCGGAGGCCGCCTCCGGGGAGGCGTGGCCGATGGACAGGCCCGAGGTGCCGCCGGAGAAGCGGCCGTCGGTGATCAGGGCGCAGCTCTTGCCCAGGCCGCGGCCCTTCAGGTAGGAGGTCGGGTAGAGCATCTCCTGCATGCCGGGGCCGCCCTTGGGCCCCTCGTAGCGGATCACCACGACGTCGCCGTCCTTGACCTCCTGGGTGAGGATCCGCTGGACGGCCTCCTCCTGGGACTCGCAGACCACGGCCGGGCCCTCGAAGGTCCAGATCGACTCGTCCACGCCGGCCGTCTTCACCACGCAGCCGTCGACCGCCAGGTTGCCCTTGAGGACCGCCAGGCCGCCGTCCTTCGAGTACGCGTGCTCGACCGAGCGGATGCAGCCGTTCTCGGCGTCGTCGTCCAGGGAGTCCCAGCGCTCGGACTGGGAGAAGGCCTCGGCGGAGCGGACGCAGCCCGGGGCCGCGTGCCACAGCTCCACCGCCTCGGGGGACGGGGAGCCGCCGCGCACGTCCCAGGTCTTGAGCCAGTCGGCCAGGGAGGGGCTGTGGACGGAGTGGACGTCCTCGTTCAGCAGGCCCCCGCGGTGCAGCTCGCCGAGCAGGGCGGGGATGCCGCCGGCGCGGTGCACGTCCTCCATGTAGTAGGTGCGGTTCTTGCCGACGTTCGGGGCGACCTTGGCGAGGCAGGGCACGCGGCGGGAGACCGCGTCGATCTCCTCCAGGCCGAAGGGGACGCCCGCCTCCTGGGCCGCGGCCAGCAGGTGCAGGATCGTGTTGGTCGAGCCGCCCATCGCGATGTCCAGGGCCATGGCGTTCTCGAAGGCCTGGAAGGTGGCGACGGAGCGGGGCAGGACCGTGTCGTCGTCCTGCTCGTAGTGGCGGCGGGTGAGGTCCATGACCGTGCGGGCCGCGTCCTCGTAGAGCCGGCGGCGGGCGGTGTGGGTGGCGAGGACCGAGCCGTTGCCGGGCAGGGAGAGGCCGATGGCCTCGGTGAGGCAGTTCATCGAGTTGGCGGTGAACATGCCGGAACAGCTGCCGCAGGTCGGGCAGGCGTTCTCCTCGATCCGCGCGATGTCCTCGTCGGAGATCTTGTCGTTCACGGCGTCGGAGATCGCGTCGACCAGGTCGAGGGTGCGCACCGTGCCGTCGACCAGCGTGGCGCGGCCGGACTCCATCGGGCCGCCGGAGACGAAGACCGTCGGGATGTTCAGGCGCAGGGCCGCCATCAGCATGCCCGGGGTGATCTTGTCGCAGTTGGAGATGCAGACCAGGGCGTCGGCGCAGTGGGCCTCCACCATGTACTCCACCGAGTCCGCGATCAGCTCGCGGGAGGGCAGGGAGTACAGCATGCCGCCGTGGCCCATCGCGATGCCGTCGTCCACGGCGATCGTGTTGAACTCGCGCGGGATGCCGCCCGCCTCCCGGATCGCCTCGCTGACGATCCGGCCGACCGGCTGCAGGTGGGTGTGGCCGGGGACGAACTCCGTGAAGGAGTTGGCGACGGCGACGACCGGCTTCCGGCCGATGTCCGCACCGGGTACACCGGAGGCGCGCATAAGGGCGCGGGCGCCCGCCATGTTGCGGCCGTGGGTGACTGTGCGGGACCTCAGCTCGGGCATCGTCGCTCGCTCCTTCGAAACCGTCTGTCGGTCAGTGCGTTCTAACTCTTTCCGAGCGTACGCCGCCGCTCCAAGGACTGGACACACTCGTCCGGAATGCGGGACGCGCGGTCCACGGCGCCGTGGGCCGGGCGCGGTCCCCGTCACCGCCGGGGCACCCTCGCCGCGGCGGCCAGGTGGAGGCGGGTGAAGGCCAGGGCCTCGGCGAGGTCGGCCTCGCGTTCGGCGCTGGACATCGCCCGCCGGGTGTTGACCTCGAGGACGACGTGGCCGTCGAAGCCGTTGAGCGCGAGGCGTTCCAGCGTCTCGGCGCAGGGCTGGGTGCCGCGGCCGGGCACCAGGTGCTCGTCCTTGGCCGAGCCCCGGCCGTCGGCCAGGTGGACGTGGCCGAGCCGGTCGCCCATGCGGTCGATCATCTCCAGCGCGTCCGTGCGGGCCGTCGCCGTGTGGCTCAGGTCGATCGTGAAGTGCCGGTAGTCGTCCTTGGTGACGTCCCAGTCGGGCGCGTAGGCGAGCATCTCGCGGTCGCGGTAGCGCCAGGGGTACATGTTCTCGACGGCGAACCGCACGTCCGTCTCGTCCGCCATCCGCCAGATCCCGGAGACGAAGTCCCGGGCGTACTGCCGCTGCCAGCGGAAGGGCGGGTGGACGACGACGGTGGTGGCGCCGAGCTTCTCGGCGGCGGCGCGGGCCCGCTGGAGCTTGGTCCATGGGTCGGTGGACCAGACCCGCTGGGTGATCAGCAGGCAGGGGGCGTGGACGGCCAGGACCGGGACGCCGTGGTAGTCGGACAGCCGGCGCAGGGCCTCGATGTCCTGGCTGACCGGGTCGGTCCACACCATGACCTCGACGCCGTCGTAACCGAGGCGCGCGGCGATTTCGAAGGCGGTTGCCGTCGGCTCCGGGTACACGGAGGCCGTCGACAAGGCGACCTTCGCATCCGGAATCCGCACGGACACGTCCCTTGGTTCAGCCACGCAGACACCTTACGGGCTGCGGTGGCCCGGATGCCGGGTACCGGATGGCGGTTGTGAGGTTTGCCATGCGGGCGGGCGCCGGGGCGGTCACAGCACCAGGGTCCGTCGTTCGGATCGGATCGGACCGGGTCGGGGAGCGGGATCCGGTGCCGTGCACCGCACGGCGGAGGAGGGCGTCACGGCGGAGCCACGGCAGCCGACGACAAGCCGCGGGGTGCGGTGCCGGGCCCCGCGAGCCCGGCGTGGTCCGATCCGAACGACGGGCCCTAGTCGCCGCCCATGTGGTCGAGGCGCCGCAGGATCACGCCCTCCCGCAGCGCCCAGGGGCATATCTCCAGGCTCTCCACGCCGAACAGGTCCATCGCGCCCTCCGCCACCAGGGCGCCGGCGAGTATCTGGGCCGCCCGGCCCTCGGAGACGCCGGGCAGTTCGCAGCGCTGGGCCGTGGTCATGCCGGACAGCCGGGGGACCCAGGCCTCCAGGGACTCCCGCTTCAGTTCGCGCTGGACGTACAGGCCCTCGGCGCTGCGGGCGGCGCCGGCGATGCGGGCCAGCTGCTTGAAGGTCTTGGAGGTGGCGACCACGTGGTCGGGCGCGCCGAGGCGGCTGAACTCGCCGACCGTGCGGGCGATCTCGGTGCGGACGTGGCGGCGCAGGGCCCGCACGTCCTCGGGGTCGGGCGGGTCGCCGGGCAGCCGGGCCGCGGTGAGCCGGCCGGCGCCGAGCGGGAGGGAGACGGCCGCGTCCGGCTCCTCGTCCATGCCGTAGGCGATCTCCAGGGAGCCGCCGCCGATGTCCAGGACCAGCAGCTTGCCGGCGGACCAGCCGAACCAGCGGCGGACGGCCAGGAAGGTGAGCCGGGCCTCCTCCGCGCCGCTGAGGACCTGGAGCCGTACGCCGGTCGCGTCCCGGACGCGGGCGAGGACGTCGTCGGCGTTGGTGGCCTCGCGGACGGCGGAGGTCGCGAAGGGCACCAGGTCCTCGACGCCCTTGTCCTCGGCGGCCCGCAGGGCGTCCTCCACGACCGCGATCAGCTTGTCGACGCCCTCGGTGCCGATGGCGCCGTCGTCGTCGAGGAGCTGGGCGAGCCGCAGGTCGGCCTTGTGCGAGTGCGCGGGCAGCGGGCACGCGCCGGGATGGGCGTCCACCACCAGCAGGTGCACCGTGTTCGAACCCACGTCCAGGACCCCGAGTCTCATGGACGCAAACGCTACTGCCACACCCCCCGTCCTCGGTGCTCCGAGCGGATCCCGGCGACTTACCCTGGACACGTGCCAAAGACGAAAAAGGCGAAGGACGACAAATTCGCCAAGGGTCCGAAGGATCCTTCACGGGTGGGGACGTCCGGCTCCGACACGGTCCCGCAGGTGAGCGACGAGAAGGGACTCGACTTCGCGCGCGCATGGGTGGAGTTCCCCGATCCGGCGGACGGCGAACAGGTCTTCCGGTGCGACCTGACCTGGCTAACCTCTCGCTGGAACTGCGTCTTCGGCAGCGGCTGCCAGGGCATCCAGGCGGGCCGCGCCGACGACGGCTGCTGCACGCTGGGCGCCCACTTCTCCGACGAGGACGACGAGAGGCGGGTGGCCGGGCACGTGGCGCGGCTCACCCCCGACATCTGGCAGCACCACGACGAGGGCGTGCGGGGCGGCTGGGTCTCGGAGGACGAGGAGGGCTCCCGGCAGACCCGGCCCTTCCAGGGATCGTGCATCTTCCAGAACCGGCCCGGTTTCGCGGGCGGGATGGGCTGCTCGCTGCACATCCTCGCCCTGCGGGAGGGCCGGGAGCCGCTGGAGACCAAGCCGGACGTGTGCTGGCAGCTGCCGGTCCGGCGGACCTACGACTGGATCGACCGGCCGGACGACACACGGGTGCTGCAGGTGTCGATCGGTGAGTACGACCGCAGGGGCTGGGGCCCGGGCGGCCACGACCTGCACTGGTGGTGCACGTCGGCGACCTCGGCGCACGGCGCGGGCGAGCCGGTGTACCTCTCCTACCGGGCCGAGCTGACGGAACTGATGGGCAAGGCCGGCTACGACCGTCTGGCCGAGCTGTGCGAGCGGCGGCTGGCTTCGCAGCTCCCGCTGGTCGCCCCGCACCCGGCGGACCCGGGGCGGACCCCCTAGTCGCCCGGCGGGTGCGGGGTGCCGTCGTCGGGCGGGGACGGTGACGAGGCCGGCGGGTCCGTCGGGGCGGGCTGCGTGGGGGCGGGGGGCCGGGTCGGCGAGGGCCGGCCGGACGGGGGGTCGGCCGGGGTCGTGGCCGAGGGGGCCGGGGCCGGGCCGGGTTCCGGGGGCGGTGCCGGGGAGGTGGCGGGGGCGGTGCCGTAGCCGTCGACGGTGACCACGGCGCCGGCCGGTGCGATCGCCACCCGGGCGTGCCAGTGGCCGGACGGTTCGCGCAGCTGGTCGACGTACACCTTGATCGTGAACGTCTCGCCGGGCATCAGGGTGCCCGTGGAGCGGCTGAGGTAGAGCCAGGTCGCCGGGGTGGACGCGGACCAGCGCACCGGTGCGGAACCGGAGGCGGTGAGCGTGACGAGCGTGGTGTCCCCCCGGGTGCCGGCGCCGACCGCGAGCCGCCCGGCGCCCCCGTGGCCGGCTCCGGTGACGCTGACGACCTCCACCGAGACGTCCGGCGTGCCGTCCCCGGTGTCGTGGGGGCCGGGTGTGACACGGGCGTTGCCGGTGTCCTCGTAGCCGCCCGCCGAGGAGCCGCCGAGGGCGTCGGGGCCCTGTGCCTCGCGCGCGGTGGCGGAGCGGGCGTCGTCGTCGGCGGTCGGCGCGCCCCGGTAGGCGGCCCACAGGGCGAGCACGGGCGCGGCGACGACGGTGGCGACGACGGTCGTGGTGACGGCACGCGCGCGCAGGCGCTCGCGGCGGGCCGCGCAGTCCTTGGGGTCCATCGGGAAGCCGCGCCGGTCGAAGCGCGGCAGGGCCGCCCCCCGCGCACGCGGGTGGTGCGCCAGCGCGACGTGCAGGGCCGCGCGGGGTGCCTCCAGGACGGGCAGCTCGGCGGGGGTGACCGTGGCGCCGGGCCAGGGGCCGGTGACCGCGCGCTCGGCGGTGCGGCGGCAGCGCGGGCAGTCGTCGACGTGCCGGACCAGCTCGCGGCGCAGGGCGGGGCTGAGGACCGGCTGCCCGCCCGCGGTGAAGCGGGCCACGCCCGGGCAGCCGCCGGTCCCGGCCACGGCGAGCGCGGCGCGGGTGCGCTCCACCTCGCAGGCGGCGGAGGCCAGCAGTTCGCGGGTGGCGGCGGGCTCCATGCCGAGGACCGCGGCGACCTCGTGGGCGGCCAGGTGGTGGCGCACGGCCAGTTCCAGGGCCTCGCGCTGCTCGGGGGTGGTGCCGGCCGCCTCGGGCCAGGCGAGCACGGCCAGTTCCCGGCACCGCTGCTCCTGCGTCCCCGGGGCGGGGGACGGTGCGGTGTGCCGGCGGGCGCCCCTGGAGCGCTGCCCGGCGTCCGCGGGGCGCCCCGCCGCGCGGCCGGCCCGGCGGTCCGGTCCGGCCTCGGCGAGCCCGTGCAGGCACGCCCAGCGGGCCAGTGCGTACAGCCAGGCCCTGCGGTCGCCGGCGGCCTCCGGGACGCGCTGCCCGCGCCGCTCGGCGAGCGCGAGGACCTCCCCGAGGGCGGCGGTGGCCGCGTCGTGGTCGTACAGCACCGACAGGCAGTAGGTGAACAGGCCGTCCAGATACGGTTCGTAGCGGGCCGGGGGGCGCGGGGAGGCGAGGGTGCGCGCGGCGGCTCGATCGCGCGCCTCGCGGTGCGCCCGGTGCGCGCTGGTGGTGCGGGCCGTGGTCTCCGGACTGCTGCTCATCACCCGTGCGACCGTAGGCGGCGCTGGAGCGCCTGTTCGCGCACCTTGAGCAGTTTTAATTCGTACGGGTGAAACGATCCCTCATAAGGGGACACGACCGCCTGGTTCCGTGGCGTGAACCAGGCGGTCGGTGGCCGGTTGCGGACCGCCCGCAGGTGCCCCCCGGCGGCATTGTCAGTGCCGCGGGCTACGGTTTCCGCATGGCTGCCCGCACCAAGACCACCAAGGACCGTCCGTCCTACCGCTGCACCGAGTGCGGCTGGCAGACGGCCAAGTGGCTCGGCCGCTGCCCCGAGTGCCAGGCCTGGGGCACGGTCGAGGAGTACGGCGCGCCCGCGGTCCGTACGACGGCGCCGGGCCGGGTCAGCACCTCCGCGCTGCCCATCGGCCAGGTCGACGGCCGGCAGGCCACCGCCCGCACCACCGGCGTGCCCGAGCTGGACCGGGTGCTCGGCGGCGGGCTGGTCCCCGGCGCGGTCGTACTGCTGGCCGGCGAGCCGGGCGTCGGGAAGTCCACGCTGCTGCTGGACGTGGCCGCCAAGTCGGCGAGCCCCGAGCACCGCACCCTCTACGTGACCGGTGAGGAGTCGGCGAGCCAGGTCCGGCTGCGCGCCGACCGCATCGGCGCCCTGGACGACGACCTGTACCTGGCCGCCGAGACCGATCTGGCCGCCGTCCTCGGGCACTTGGACGAGGTGAAGCCGTCCCTGCTGATCCTCGACTCGGTGCAGACGGTGGCCTCCCCGGAGATCGACGGCGCACCCGGCGGCATGGCCCAGGTCCGCGAGGTGGCCGGCGCCCTGATCCGCGCCTCCAAACAGCGCGGCATGTCCACGCTGCTGGTGGGCCACGTCACGAAGGACGGCGCCATCGCGGGCCCCCGGCTGCTGGAGCACCTGGTGGACGTCGTCCTGCACTTCGAGGGCGACCGGCACGCGCGCCTGCGTCTGGTGCGGGGCGTGAAGAACCGCTACGGCGCCACGGACGAGGTCGGCTGCTTCGAACTGCACGACGAGGGCATCACCGGCCTCGCCGACCCCAGCGGGCTCTTCCTGACCCGCCGCGCCGAGCCGGTTCCCGGCACCTGCCTGACGGTGACCCTGGAGGGCCGCCGCCCGCTGGTGGCCGAGGTGCAGGCGCTCACCGTGGACTCGCAGATCCCCTCTCCGCGCCGCACCACCTCCGGCCTGGAGACCTCCCGGGTGTCGATGATGCTCGCGGTGCTGGAGCAGCGCGGCCGGATCAGCGCGCTCGGCAAGCGGGACATCTACTCCGCGACCGTCGGCGGGGTGAAGCTGTCCGAGCCGGCCGCCGACCTCGCCATCGCCCTCGCGCTCGCCTCGGCCGCCAGTGACACCCCGCTGCCGAAGAACCTGGTCGCGATCGGCGAGGTGGGCCTGGCGGGCGAGGTGAGACGGGTCACGGGCGTGCAGCGCAGGCTCAGCGAGGCGCACCGGCTGGGTTTCACGCACGCGCTCGTGCCGGGCGATCCGGGCAGGGTTCCGGCCGGAATGAAGGTGCTGGAAGTCGCCGACATGGGGGAGGCCCT
This is a stretch of genomic DNA from Streptomyces sp. TG1A-8. It encodes these proteins:
- the ilvD gene encoding dihydroxy-acid dehydratase; the protein is MPELRSRTVTHGRNMAGARALMRASGVPGADIGRKPVVAVANSFTEFVPGHTHLQPVGRIVSEAIREAGGIPREFNTIAVDDGIAMGHGGMLYSLPSRELIADSVEYMVEAHCADALVCISNCDKITPGMLMAALRLNIPTVFVSGGPMESGRATLVDGTVRTLDLVDAISDAVNDKISDEDIARIEENACPTCGSCSGMFTANSMNCLTEAIGLSLPGNGSVLATHTARRRLYEDAARTVMDLTRRHYEQDDDTVLPRSVATFQAFENAMALDIAMGGSTNTILHLLAAAQEAGVPFGLEEIDAVSRRVPCLAKVAPNVGKNRTYYMEDVHRAGGIPALLGELHRGGLLNEDVHSVHSPSLADWLKTWDVRGGSPSPEAVELWHAAPGCVRSAEAFSQSERWDSLDDDAENGCIRSVEHAYSKDGGLAVLKGNLAVDGCVVKTAGVDESIWTFEGPAVVCESQEEAVQRILTQEVKDGDVVVIRYEGPKGGPGMQEMLYPTSYLKGRGLGKSCALITDGRFSGGTSGLSIGHASPEAASGGTIALVQDGDRIRIDIPGRTIELLVDEAELARREQALNGVHAPRNRERKVSAALRAYAAMATSADKGAVRDVTKLG
- a CDS encoding sugar phosphate isomerase/epimerase — its product is MAEPRDVSVRIPDAKVALSTASVYPEPTATAFEIAARLGYDGVEVMVWTDPVSQDIEALRRLSDYHGVPVLAVHAPCLLITQRVWSTDPWTKLQRARAAAEKLGATTVVVHPPFRWQRQYARDFVSGIWRMADETDVRFAVENMYPWRYRDREMLAYAPDWDVTKDDYRHFTIDLSHTATARTDALEMIDRMGDRLGHVHLADGRGSAKDEHLVPGRGTQPCAETLERLALNGFDGHVVLEVNTRRAMSSAEREADLAEALAFTRLHLAAAARVPRR
- a CDS encoding Ppx/GppA phosphatase family protein; the encoded protein is MRLGVLDVGSNTVHLLVVDAHPGACPLPAHSHKADLRLAQLLDDDGAIGTEGVDKLIAVVEDALRAAEDKGVEDLVPFATSAVREATNADDVLARVRDATGVRLQVLSGAEEARLTFLAVRRWFGWSAGKLLVLDIGGGSLEIAYGMDEEPDAAVSLPLGAGRLTAARLPGDPPDPEDVRALRRHVRTEIARTVGEFSRLGAPDHVVATSKTFKQLARIAGAARSAEGLYVQRELKRESLEAWVPRLSGMTTAQRCELPGVSEGRAAQILAGALVAEGAMDLFGVESLEICPWALREGVILRRLDHMGGD
- the radA gene encoding DNA repair protein RadA, yielding MAARTKTTKDRPSYRCTECGWQTAKWLGRCPECQAWGTVEEYGAPAVRTTAPGRVSTSALPIGQVDGRQATARTTGVPELDRVLGGGLVPGAVVLLAGEPGVGKSTLLLDVAAKSASPEHRTLYVTGEESASQVRLRADRIGALDDDLYLAAETDLAAVLGHLDEVKPSLLILDSVQTVASPEIDGAPGGMAQVREVAGALIRASKQRGMSTLLVGHVTKDGAIAGPRLLEHLVDVVLHFEGDRHARLRLVRGVKNRYGATDEVGCFELHDEGITGLADPSGLFLTRRAEPVPGTCLTVTLEGRRPLVAEVQALTVDSQIPSPRRTTSGLETSRVSMMLAVLEQRGRISALGKRDIYSATVGGVKLSEPAADLAIALALASAASDTPLPKNLVAIGEVGLAGEVRRVTGVQRRLSEAHRLGFTHALVPGDPGRVPAGMKVLEVADMGEALRVLPRSRRREAPREAEDRR